The Dongia rigui genome includes the window ATGAGCGTCACCACCTCGCCGATCTTCTGCGCGGCGGCTGAGAGCAGCTGAACTTTGGCATTGGTTTCGTCGGCCTGGGCGACGGCGTCGCCGACGATGCGGGTCGATTCCGTCACCTGGCCGCTGATCTCGTGGATCGAGGCGGAAAGCTCCTCGGTGGCGGATGCCACGGTTTGGACGTTCTGAGTCATTTCCTCGGCCGCCGCGGAGACGACGCCGGACTGGCGCGAGGTCTCCTCGGCCGTCGCCGACAAGGTTTGTGCCGTCTTCTGCAGTTCGGTGGCGGCGGCGGTCACGGCGCTGACGACGCCACCCACGCTGGCCTCGAACTTGTCGGCCATCTCCAGCATGGAACGGCGCCGTTCGGCTTCGGCGCGGGCCTTCGCCTCTTCCTGTTCGGCGCGCAGGCGATCGGCCTCGATCATGTTGTCCTTGAAGACCTGGATGGCGGCTGCCATGGATCCCAATTCGTTGCGGCGGTCGGTATAGGGAATGGCGACCTGCTTGTTGCCGCCGGCAAGATCACCCATGGCGCGGACAACGCGCTGGATCGGCTTCACGACGCCGGCCATGGCAAAGATGATGAGACCGGCAACGAGCAAGATCAGCGCGCCCACCAGGCCAGCGACGGTCCACCAGGTGCTGGCATAGGTCGCGTCGTTGTCATCGTTGACGCCGTCCGCATCGCCATTGTTGTCATCGATGAGGCCGTCAAGTTCGGTGCCGACTTCATCGTAGATCTTTTTCATCTCGCCGCGAAACAGGGCGCCGGCTTCATCGTCCTTGCTGGCACGCGACAACGCCACAAATTTTTCATTCAGCTGCTCATAGGTTTCGAAGCCGCCGGTGATTTTATCGAGGGTCGCCTTTTCGCCGGCGAGATCGGCCGCATCCGAGGCAGCGGCGGTGTCTCCGGTGAGGGTCGCCTCATATTTCTTCGCCCATTCGTCGAAGGTGGCACCGGCCGCGGTGATGTCCTTTTCGGCCGTGTCCTGCTCGGCATCGGTCGAGGCCATCAGATGCTCGGCGCCGGCGATGCGCAGATCGCCGAAGGCGACATTCATTTCCTCGGCCGCCTGGATGCCCGGCAGAATATCGTCATAGAGCGTGTTGGCGCCGTCATTGAGGGTCTTGATGCTTGTCATCACGATGCCGCCCACAGCGAGCGACAGCAGCAGGACTGCCGATGAAACAG containing:
- a CDS encoding methyl-accepting chemotaxis protein, whose product is MKSLTIRTALLAVSSAVLLLSLAVGGIVMTSIKTLNDGANTLYDDILPGIQAAEEMNVAFGDLRIAGAEHLMASTDAEQDTAEKDITAAGATFDEWAKKYEATLTGDTAAASDAADLAGEKATLDKITGGFETYEQLNEKFVALSRASKDDEAGALFRGEMKKIYDEVGTELDGLIDDNNGDADGVNDDNDATYASTWWTVAGLVGALILLVAGLIIFAMAGVVKPIQRVVRAMGDLAGGNKQVAIPYTDRRNELGSMAAAIQVFKDNMIEADRLRAEQEEAKARAEAERRRSMLEMADKFEASVGGVVSAVTAAATELQKTAQTLSATAEETSRQSGVVSAAAEEMTQNVQTVASATEELSASIHEISGQVTESTRIVGDAVAQADETNAKVQLLSAAAQKIGEVVTLINDIAGQTNLLALNATIEAARAGDAGKGFAVVASEVKNLATQTAKATDDIAEQVRSIQDSTDSSAQAIQGITQTIGRVSEIATTIASAVEEQGAATQEISRNVQQAATGSTEVSTNIAGVTEASQQTSAGSTQVLSAASELARNGALLQQQVSDFLRQIRAG